Proteins found in one Vallitalea guaymasensis genomic segment:
- a CDS encoding carbohydrate ABC transporter permease: MRRSKVAFYGFIAPCFIAFTITVIIPFIFGIYYSFTDWNGIKSDVSFIGFSNYAEIFSDKGFGSSFLFTILFAVASVLLINIIGFTLAIIVTRKLKIQNVLRTVFFMPNLIGGLILGFIWQFIFVKVFAMIGDATGAKWMLGWLSTTETGFWGLVILMCWQMSGYIMIIYIAALQNIPTELIEASKIDGANFKARMKHIIFPLIRPGFTVCLFLTLSNAFKLYDQNLSLTGGAPRNSTQMLALNIYNTAFKFNKMGQAQAKAIIFFVVIALISLIQVYFSKKGEVEM, from the coding sequence ATGAGACGAAGTAAAGTAGCTTTTTATGGATTTATTGCACCATGTTTTATAGCATTTACTATTACAGTAATTATTCCATTCATATTTGGAATATACTATTCCTTCACTGACTGGAATGGTATTAAAAGTGATGTAAGCTTTATAGGATTTAGTAATTATGCTGAAATTTTCAGTGATAAGGGCTTTGGCAGTTCCTTTTTATTTACGATCTTATTTGCTGTAGCATCAGTATTATTAATTAATATTATAGGATTTACTTTAGCAATAATAGTAACCAGAAAATTAAAAATCCAGAATGTACTTAGAACTGTATTCTTTATGCCTAATCTTATTGGAGGATTAATTCTAGGATTTATATGGCAATTTATATTTGTTAAAGTATTTGCTATGATTGGTGACGCAACAGGCGCAAAATGGATGCTTGGATGGTTATCCACTACAGAAACAGGATTTTGGGGATTAGTAATCCTTATGTGTTGGCAGATGTCAGGATACATCATGATCATATATATTGCAGCATTGCAAAATATACCTACTGAACTTATAGAGGCATCTAAGATTGACGGAGCTAACTTCAAGGCTAGAATGAAACATATTATATTCCCATTAATAAGACCTGGATTTACAGTATGTCTATTCTTAACTTTATCAAATGCTTTTAAGCTATATGACCAAAACTTGTCATTAACTGGTGGAGCACCAAGAAACTCTACACAGATGCTTGCTCTTAACATTTACAATACAGCATTCAAGTTCAATAAGATGGGTCAGGCACAAGCAAAGGCAATCATTTTCTTTGTAGTTATAGCTTTGATTTCCCTTATTCAAGTGTATTTTTCTAAGAAAGGGGAGGTGGAGATGTAA
- a CDS encoding ABC transporter substrate-binding protein, with protein sequence MKNKIFKTISILLVVVFAIAGCKSNTKTDDKEKATVDIFQFKVEAKEALEAAADEYMKQNENITINIETVGGGDDYGAALKSRFASGKEPAIFNVGGLQDVYDWKDNLADLSQEPWVKAAFAGTLDSVTVDGKVYGLPFNQEGYGLIYNKAIFEKADIDPATITSFKALEEAVKKLDSMKDELELKAVFAFPAKETWVTGLHLANIQFANEFKSVNEAYEAKTIEMPYADAWKKLLDLQADYAYQPDGTRGSLNSVDYSTQVEEMFSIGRVALIQQGNWAYGSIAGIDEELASNIGLLPLPLEGVNEDSIPVGIPNYWAVNSAKSEAEVAAAKDFLNWLYTSEEGKKRIINDFKFIPAFSGYESDELQPSDPLAKDILRYSNEGKTMPWVFMGYPTGWGMDVLGADIQGYLLGDLSWEDLLKDAKDKWAEGRK encoded by the coding sequence ATGAAAAATAAGATTTTTAAAACTATATCTATTTTACTAGTAGTAGTATTTGCTATAGCAGGATGTAAATCAAATACTAAGACAGATGATAAGGAAAAAGCAACTGTTGATATTTTTCAATTTAAAGTAGAAGCAAAAGAGGCTCTAGAAGCTGCTGCAGATGAATATATGAAGCAAAATGAAAATATAACTATCAATATTGAAACAGTAGGTGGCGGAGACGATTATGGTGCGGCTTTGAAATCAAGATTTGCATCGGGAAAAGAACCTGCAATATTTAATGTTGGTGGTTTACAAGATGTTTATGATTGGAAAGACAACTTAGCAGATTTATCACAAGAACCATGGGTTAAAGCAGCATTTGCTGGAACTTTGGATTCAGTTACAGTTGATGGTAAAGTATACGGATTACCATTCAACCAAGAAGGTTATGGATTAATCTACAACAAAGCAATCTTTGAAAAAGCTGATATTGATCCAGCAACAATTACTTCATTCAAAGCTCTTGAAGAAGCAGTTAAAAAATTAGATTCTATGAAAGATGAATTAGAATTAAAAGCAGTATTTGCATTCCCAGCAAAAGAGACTTGGGTAACAGGATTACATCTTGCAAATATCCAATTCGCTAACGAGTTCAAATCTGTAAATGAAGCTTATGAAGCTAAGACAATTGAAATGCCATATGCTGATGCATGGAAGAAATTACTTGATCTTCAAGCAGATTATGCATATCAACCAGATGGAACAAGAGGTTCATTAAACAGCGTAGACTACTCTACACAAGTTGAAGAAATGTTCTCAATCGGTAGAGTTGCACTTATTCAACAAGGTAACTGGGCATATGGAAGTATAGCTGGTATTGATGAAGAACTTGCTTCAAATATTGGATTATTACCATTACCACTTGAAGGTGTTAATGAAGATTCTATTCCAGTTGGAATTCCTAACTACTGGGCAGTAAACAGCGCTAAGAGCGAAGCTGAAGTAGCTGCTGCAAAAGATTTCTTGAACTGGTTATATACTTCTGAAGAAGGTAAGAAAAGAATCATTAATGATTTCAAATTCATTCCTGCTTTTTCAGGTTATGAATCAGATGAACTTCAACCAAGTGATCCACTTGCTAAAGATATCTTAAGATACAGCAACGAAGGTAAAACAATGCCATGGGTATTCATGGGATATCCAACAGGTTGGGGTATGGACGTATTAGGAGCTGATATACAAGGATATTTATTAGGTGACTTATCATGGGAAGACTTATTAAAAGATGCCAAAGATAAATGGGCTGAAGGAAGAAAATAA
- the phoU gene encoding phosphate signaling complex protein PhoU translates to MPIRYNFEKKINELHKDLIKMGTLIEQSLDDAITALKKQDVSLAKKVISKDDEIDYMELRIEKECLLLIATQQPIAADLRDIASVLKIITDLERIGDHCTDISEYTIRLADEKYIKPLIHIPQMAEEVKKMIKDTIDSCINKDLELAKSVCKRDDIIDNYFDKIVNELMFLMIDNSSVVKQCTDFLFIVKYLERMGDHATNIAEWIIFTVTGEHI, encoded by the coding sequence ATGCCAATTAGATATAATTTTGAAAAGAAAATAAATGAGCTTCATAAAGATTTAATTAAGATGGGTACACTTATAGAGCAGTCACTAGATGATGCTATTACAGCACTTAAGAAACAGGATGTATCTTTAGCTAAAAAAGTCATCAGTAAAGACGATGAGATTGATTATATGGAATTAAGGATTGAGAAAGAATGTCTATTATTGATTGCAACCCAACAGCCTATAGCAGCTGACTTGAGAGATATAGCATCTGTACTCAAAATCATCACTGATCTTGAAAGAATAGGAGACCATTGTACTGATATATCAGAATATACGATTAGACTAGCAGATGAAAAGTACATCAAACCACTTATTCATATACCTCAAATGGCAGAAGAAGTCAAAAAAATGATTAAAGATACTATAGACAGTTGTATCAACAAAGATTTGGAACTTGCCAAAAGTGTATGTAAGAGAGACGATATAATAGATAATTATTTTGATAAAATAGTTAACGAGCTGATGTTTCTCATGATTGACAATAGTAGTGTAGTCAAACAATGTACAGATTTCCTTTTCATAGTTAAATATCTTGAAAGAATGGGAGACCATGCTACTAATATTGCAGAATGGATAATATTTACTGTTACAGGAGAACATATATAA
- a CDS encoding response regulator, with translation MATNVLIVDDETHILELLRYNLESNGYKVIQSETGEEALGKLRNNHVDIILLDLMLPGIDGLEVLRKIRGTEAYKEIPVIMLTAKNEEFDTVLGLEMGADDYIGKPFGIHELLARMKAVFRRTKDNKNNREEKEEILYIGELTINKLTHEVTIRDKQLELPLKEFELLYILAKNRGRVFDRQYLLDKIWGYDYYGETRTVDVHIRSLRKKIERDDKNPEHIKTVRGVGYKYK, from the coding sequence GTGGCTACAAATGTTCTTATAGTAGATGACGAAACCCATATACTGGAATTGTTGCGTTATAATCTAGAAAGCAATGGTTATAAGGTCATTCAATCAGAAACTGGTGAAGAAGCACTAGGGAAACTAAGAAATAACCATGTAGATATAATTTTACTTGATCTAATGTTACCAGGGATAGATGGACTGGAAGTATTAAGAAAAATAAGAGGTACAGAAGCTTACAAAGAAATCCCTGTAATAATGTTAACGGCTAAAAATGAGGAATTTGATACTGTTCTCGGATTAGAAATGGGAGCAGATGATTATATAGGGAAGCCATTTGGTATTCACGAATTACTAGCAAGGATGAAAGCTGTTTTTAGGAGAACAAAAGATAATAAGAATAACCGTGAGGAAAAAGAAGAAATATTATATATTGGAGAACTTACCATTAATAAGCTTACCCATGAGGTTACTATCAGAGACAAACAATTGGAATTGCCTTTAAAAGAGTTTGAATTATTATATATACTAGCTAAAAATAGAGGTCGTGTCTTCGATAGACAATATTTATTGGATAAAATATGGGGATACGATTATTATGGTGAAACTAGAACAGTGGATGTCCATATCAGAAGTCTAAGAAAAAAGATTGAAAGAGATGATAAGAATCCAGAACACATAAAGACTGTTAGGGGAGTAGGGTATAAATATAAATAG
- the pnpS gene encoding two-component system histidine kinase PnpS produces the protein MQKKLMATYILIISLTIIIAVLFSWNKGNQYFRDTVRKDTETKGQLLIDILTNEAENDSLDFQAFADRYSSKSEVRITLIDMEGIVVADSDEDYRIMDNHAFRNEVSRAIKGEIASKIRYSDTLGTYYLYTALPISIKGFQGVLRLSMPLIEIQNIAIDMIKYVVYGILIGAVIAVIIAYIVTKRFMEPLGQLTQAAIKISEGNYNDKIYIRSKDETGKLAEAFNDMSVKLSLNMWKLEKRNREFESVLSSMINGVVAVDEDYKVFLYNSKLNQILNIQEDIVGKSIYEVIRNTTIFNVLEKSIEQNEYIVDETIIKSNKKDKTVRVYANPIFAPKRASIKTMGTLLVIRDITQMKKLETMRSDFVSNVTHELNTPLTSIRGFVDTLKNGAIKDEKVAARFLDIIDIETERLSLLIQDILSLSAIENMEDEKNSSDNNIGEIINEVTEILNPKLENKDINIDIRVKKNVTYNCNRNRIKQLIINLMDNAIKYTEKGSVIISCDESEEDIIIEVTDTGIGIEEQHIPRLFERFYRVDKGRSRNMGGTGLGLSIVKHIVGLYKGKIEVESNIGVGTTFTIRLPK, from the coding sequence ATGCAAAAAAAATTAATGGCAACTTATATACTAATAATTTCATTGACAATTATCATAGCTGTTTTATTTTCATGGAATAAAGGTAATCAATATTTTAGAGATACTGTTAGAAAAGATACAGAAACCAAAGGACAGTTATTGATAGATATATTAACTAATGAAGCAGAAAATGACAGCTTGGATTTTCAAGCTTTTGCTGATAGATATTCTAGCAAATCGGAAGTTAGAATTACCCTTATTGATATGGAAGGTATAGTTGTAGCTGATTCAGATGAAGATTACCGTATAATGGATAATCATGCCTTTAGAAATGAAGTTTCTCGTGCCATTAAAGGAGAGATTGCATCCAAAATCAGATATAGTGATACATTGGGGACTTATTATTTATATACTGCTTTGCCTATAAGTATAAAAGGATTTCAAGGTGTTCTAAGATTATCTATGCCTTTGATTGAGATACAGAATATAGCAATAGATATGATTAAATATGTTGTGTATGGTATTTTAATCGGTGCTGTAATTGCTGTGATTATTGCTTATATAGTAACTAAGAGGTTTATGGAGCCCCTTGGACAATTGACCCAGGCAGCAATTAAAATATCAGAGGGTAACTATAATGATAAGATATATATAAGAAGTAAAGATGAAACAGGAAAGTTGGCTGAAGCGTTCAATGATATGTCAGTTAAACTTAGCCTCAACATGTGGAAATTGGAAAAAAGGAATCGGGAATTTGAGTCGGTTCTAAGTAGTATGATTAATGGTGTGGTTGCAGTTGATGAAGATTATAAAGTGTTTTTATATAACAGTAAGTTGAACCAGATACTGAACATACAAGAAGATATAGTAGGTAAATCCATCTATGAAGTAATACGTAACACAACTATTTTCAATGTACTAGAAAAATCAATAGAACAGAATGAGTATATTGTGGATGAAACAATTATAAAAAGTAATAAAAAAGATAAAACTGTTAGAGTATATGCGAATCCCATATTTGCACCAAAACGTGCTAGTATAAAAACCATGGGAACTCTACTTGTAATCAGGGATATAACACAAATGAAGAAGTTAGAGACCATGAGAAGCGATTTTGTATCTAATGTAACCCATGAATTGAACACTCCACTGACATCAATCAGGGGTTTTGTTGATACCCTTAAAAATGGAGCTATAAAAGATGAAAAAGTTGCGGCTAGATTCTTGGATATAATTGATATTGAAACAGAAAGACTATCATTATTGATTCAAGATATACTATCACTTTCTGCAATAGAAAATATGGAAGATGAAAAAAACAGCAGTGATAATAATATAGGAGAAATCATAAATGAAGTTACAGAAATACTAAACCCAAAATTAGAAAATAAAGATATTAATATAGATATTAGAGTCAAGAAAAACGTAACTTATAACTGCAACAGAAATAGAATTAAGCAGTTGATAATTAATCTTATGGATAATGCAATAAAATATACTGAAAAAGGTAGTGTCATAATTTCATGTGATGAATCAGAAGAAGATATAATTATAGAAGTGACTGATACAGGCATTGGAATTGAAGAACAGCATATACCTAGATTATTTGAGAGATTCTATAGAGTGGATAAGGGACGCTCAAGAAACATGGGAGGAACAGGTCTTGGTCTTTCTATTGTTAAACATATTGTAGGGCTTTATAAAGGAAAAATAGAAGTTGAGAGTAATATTGGAGTAGGAACAACTTTTACAATCAGGCTTCCAAAATAA
- a CDS encoding family 65 glycosyl hydrolase domain-containing protein, which translates to MREYFNSDDWLIIEEGFEPEYNRVSESAMSLGNGHMGIRGNFEEKYSGDSLSGTYYAGIYYPDKTKVGWWKNGYPEWFAKVLNGINFIGIDVKINGLELDIAKCTVIDFQRILNMKHGYLERSFVAVDKNNNKTKIISKRFLSMAESEIAAIKYTVIPLNYDGEITLNPYLDGKVVNEDSNYDEYFWEEVDKKAEDNLCYLNMRTKKLDFRVSCAMKYELSNKNDKIQPKEMTLISEEDYVANLLSVSAKTGDEITLTKYISAVTNRDYDNEDLVNKSVSAVNKAYESGFDNLFEAHKETWDSKWEENDITIVGDKKAQQGIRFNIFHLNQTYTGEDQRLNIGPKGFTGEKYGGSTYWDTEAYCIPFYLSTSPSKIAKNLLIYRYNHLEKAKENARKLGFKGALYPMVTMNGEECHNEWEITFEEIHRNGAIAYAIYNYVNYTGDKKHLADYGIEVLVEISRFWADRVNYNKAKDKYMILGVTGPNEYENNVNNNWYTNTIASWTLGYAMEALDYVKSEYSDIYDRLLNKLELKEQEVDKWKDIIDKMYYPYIEDEKVFSQQDGYMDKEQILVKELPEGNLPINQNWSWDRILRSCFIKQADVMQGIYFFNERYDMDTIKRNFDFYEPRTVHESSLSPCIYSIIASQLGYEKKAYELYLRTARLDLDNYNCDSDDGLHITSMAGTWMSVVHGFGGLKVKDNELYLSPFLPKSWQEYSFRILFRDSLLNVKVGNSVVIELISGDDVTINVFKQKYTATKNNKIEIKNN; encoded by the coding sequence GTGAGAGAATATTTTAATAGTGATGATTGGCTTATTATAGAAGAGGGTTTTGAACCTGAATATAATAGGGTATCTGAAAGCGCTATGAGTCTTGGGAATGGCCATATGGGCATACGTGGTAATTTCGAAGAAAAATACTCAGGCGACAGTCTTTCAGGTACTTATTATGCAGGTATCTATTACCCTGACAAAACCAAAGTAGGATGGTGGAAAAACGGTTATCCAGAGTGGTTTGCAAAAGTACTTAATGGTATTAATTTTATTGGAATTGATGTTAAAATTAATGGATTGGAACTAGATATTGCAAAGTGTACTGTAATCGATTTTCAACGTATACTAAATATGAAACATGGTTATTTAGAAAGAAGTTTTGTTGCTGTTGATAAAAACAATAACAAAACTAAAATAATCAGCAAAAGATTTTTAAGTATGGCTGAATCTGAGATAGCTGCTATAAAATATACTGTTATCCCATTGAATTATGATGGTGAAATAACATTGAATCCATATCTTGATGGAAAAGTAGTCAATGAAGATTCTAATTATGATGAATACTTCTGGGAAGAAGTAGATAAAAAGGCAGAAGATAATTTATGTTATCTTAATATGAGAACCAAAAAACTGGACTTCCGTGTTTCATGTGCCATGAAATATGAATTATCAAATAAAAATGATAAGATCCAGCCAAAAGAAATGACTTTAATTTCTGAAGAAGATTATGTAGCTAATCTATTAAGTGTATCTGCTAAAACTGGAGATGAAATTACTCTAACAAAATACATTTCAGCAGTTACTAATAGAGACTATGATAATGAAGACTTAGTTAATAAATCTGTCAGTGCAGTAAATAAAGCTTATGAATCAGGATTTGACAATTTGTTTGAGGCTCACAAAGAAACATGGGACAGCAAATGGGAAGAGAATGATATTACAATAGTAGGGGATAAAAAAGCACAGCAAGGAATCAGATTTAATATATTCCATCTTAATCAGACATATACAGGTGAAGATCAAAGATTGAATATTGGACCAAAAGGATTCACTGGTGAAAAATACGGAGGTAGCACATATTGGGATACAGAGGCATATTGTATACCTTTCTATCTAAGTACTTCACCAAGTAAAATTGCTAAGAATCTATTGATATATCGTTATAATCATCTTGAAAAAGCAAAAGAAAATGCTAGAAAGCTAGGCTTCAAGGGTGCATTATATCCTATGGTTACTATGAATGGTGAAGAGTGCCATAATGAATGGGAAATAACATTCGAAGAAATTCATAGAAATGGTGCCATAGCATACGCTATATACAATTATGTTAATTACACTGGAGACAAGAAACACCTAGCTGATTATGGAATTGAAGTTTTAGTTGAGATAAGCCGTTTCTGGGCTGATAGAGTTAACTATAATAAAGCTAAAGATAAATATATGATTCTAGGGGTTACAGGTCCTAATGAGTATGAAAACAATGTAAACAATAACTGGTATACTAATACAATAGCCAGCTGGACATTAGGATATGCAATGGAAGCTCTTGACTATGTAAAGAGCGAATATAGTGATATCTATGACAGGCTATTGAACAAATTAGAATTAAAAGAACAAGAAGTAGATAAGTGGAAAGATATAATTGATAAAATGTACTATCCATATATTGAAGACGAAAAAGTTTTCTCTCAACAAGATGGATATATGGATAAAGAACAGATATTAGTGAAAGAATTACCTGAAGGTAATCTGCCAATTAATCAAAATTGGTCTTGGGATAGAATATTACGTTCTTGTTTCATAAAACAAGCAGACGTTATGCAAGGTATCTATTTCTTCAATGAGAGATATGATATGGATACTATCAAGCGTAACTTTGATTTCTATGAACCTAGAACAGTTCATGAATCTTCATTATCACCTTGTATCTACTCAATTATCGCTAGTCAGTTAGGTTATGAGAAAAAAGCTTACGAGCTATATCTTAGAACTGCTAGACTGGATCTTGATAATTACAACTGTGATAGTGATGATGGACTTCATATTACAAGTATGGCAGGTACATGGATGTCTGTAGTACATGGTTTTGGAGGTTTGAAAGTTAAAGATAATGAATTATACCTTTCACCATTTTTACCAAAGTCATGGCAAGAATATTCATTCAGGATTCTATTCAGAGACAGTCTTCTTAATGTAAAAGTGGGTAACTCTGTAGTAATAGAATTAATATCAGGCGATGATGTTACTATCAATGTATTTAAACAAAAATACACTGCAACTAAGAATAATAAAATAGAAATAAAGAATAATTAG
- the pstB gene encoding phosphate ABC transporter ATP-binding protein PstB, which translates to MDNNVKFIVENLDLFYGDFKALKNINMNINTNEITALIGPSGCGKSTFLRTLNRMNDLIEGVKVDGSIRIDGEDIYGDIDVIKLRTRVGMVFQKPNPFPMSIYDNIAYGPRAHGIKKKSELNEIVEKSLRRAAIWDEVKDRLKRNAISLSGGQQQRICIARALAIEPEVLLMDEPTSALDPISTMKIEDLATELKKDYSIIMVTHNMQQAARISDKTAFFLLGELIEYDKTEKIFSNPEDSKTEEYITGRFG; encoded by the coding sequence ATGGATAATAATGTTAAATTTATAGTGGAAAATCTTGATTTGTTTTATGGAGATTTCAAGGCATTGAAAAATATAAATATGAACATCAACACAAATGAGATAACTGCTTTGATCGGACCATCAGGTTGTGGTAAATCAACATTTCTTAGAACACTAAATAGAATGAATGATCTAATTGAAGGAGTAAAAGTTGATGGTTCCATAAGAATAGATGGAGAGGATATCTATGGAGATATTGATGTAATAAAATTAAGAACAAGAGTAGGAATGGTATTTCAAAAACCTAATCCATTCCCTATGAGTATTTATGATAATATTGCATATGGACCAAGAGCTCATGGCATCAAGAAGAAGAGTGAGCTTAATGAAATTGTTGAAAAAAGTTTACGCAGAGCTGCAATATGGGATGAAGTAAAAGATAGATTGAAGAGAAATGCAATAAGTCTATCAGGAGGACAACAACAAAGAATATGTATCGCAAGAGCATTAGCCATAGAACCAGAAGTATTATTAATGGATGAGCCAACTTCTGCACTTGATCCAATCTCAACTATGAAGATTGAGGATTTGGCAACTGAACTTAAGAAAGATTATTCAATCATAATGGTTACACATAATATGCAGCAAGCCGCTAGAATTTCTGATAAGACAGCATTCTTTTTGCTAGGAGAATTAATAGAATATGATAAAACTGAAAAAATATTCAGTAATCCTGAGGATAGTAAAACAGAAGAATATATAACAGGAAGATTCGGTTGA
- the pstA gene encoding phosphate ABC transporter permease PstA: MNRSIKDKIMYGFIGLATAFTVGILLWIIGFVFVNGLKYVNLDFITSDYDSKTTYVTIPVSENSTNNKLGIDLEIKEYEDTNYPVITSIDKSSKAKEAVDKKGEPFKLRKGDIIKKVGGKSVENLTALELNEVINNVDTDTILVKVTNKGEGIFPMLITTLLTILLSLIVACPIGIFAAIYLTEYAKPGRLVRLIRFATESLAGIPSIIFGLFGMIFFVIFLKFNYSILAGSLTLSIILLPVIIRQTEESLKAIPNSYREGSLGLGATKLQTIRKVILPNAVSGIVVAIILSIGRIVGESAALLLTAGTVARVPNNLFSSGATLTVKAYAVAEEQGDIGMACAIGSIVVILILILNTLSKLISRKLNKSNA, encoded by the coding sequence ATGAACAGAAGTATAAAAGACAAAATAATGTACGGATTCATTGGTCTGGCAACAGCTTTTACTGTGGGAATTTTATTATGGATAATAGGATTTGTTTTTGTCAACGGATTAAAATATGTAAATCTGGATTTCATAACGTCTGATTATGATTCAAAAACTACTTATGTAACTATACCGGTTTCTGAAAATAGTACAAATAATAAGTTAGGGATTGATTTGGAAATAAAAGAATATGAGGATACTAATTATCCTGTTATAACATCTATTGACAAGTCTTCAAAGGCTAAGGAAGCAGTGGATAAAAAAGGTGAACCATTCAAGCTGAGAAAGGGAGATATAATCAAAAAAGTTGGTGGGAAATCAGTAGAGAACTTAACAGCCTTAGAACTGAATGAGGTTATAAATAATGTTGACACAGATACTATCTTAGTCAAAGTAACCAATAAAGGTGAAGGAATATTTCCTATGCTTATAACTACTTTGTTGACAATATTATTATCATTGATAGTTGCATGTCCCATTGGTATCTTTGCTGCTATATATTTAACTGAGTATGCGAAACCTGGTAGATTAGTAAGATTAATACGATTCGCTACAGAAAGTTTGGCAGGTATTCCATCAATCATATTTGGACTATTTGGAATGATTTTCTTTGTGATATTCTTAAAATTCAACTATTCTATCTTGGCTGGTTCGTTAACACTTAGTATTATATTATTGCCAGTCATCATCAGACAGACTGAGGAATCACTTAAGGCTATACCCAATTCCTATAGAGAAGGTTCATTAGGTCTAGGAGCAACTAAGTTACAAACTATCAGAAAGGTAATATTACCAAATGCTGTATCAGGAATAGTTGTGGCAATTATACTTAGTATAGGAAGAATTGTAGGAGAATCAGCAGCATTGTTACTTACTGCAGGTACGGTAGCTAGAGTACCTAATAACCTATTTTCATCTGGAGCGACATTAACAGTTAAAGCTTATGCTGTAGCAGAGGAACAAGGGGACATAGGTATGGCATGTGCCATTGGATCAATCGTAGTAATTCTTATCTTAATACTTAATACACTATCAAAATTAATATCAAGAAAACTTAATAAGTCAAACGCATAA
- a CDS encoding LacI family DNA-binding transcriptional regulator, with protein MSVTIKDVANRANVSPSTVSRVISNNSRISDATKERVRAAMAELNYQPNLIARSLTNKSTKTLGLLLPGSKADLLLNPFFVQAMRGISSYAKEKGYYILFTHADNDEDEVEVLSNLVGSQWVDGIILTTVKDNDRSIAFLQYRKHPFVVIGKPDDEKNTYWVDNDNIKAMYDVVDLLIKKGNKNIGFIGGSHEFKVTKYRLLGYLKALKVNNIKADLNLIYEKDYTEEAAYEATKEMIDYQTPDAIVTTDDLIAFGVQRALLEQGIEDVSLVGFNNTVISQYKKPSISSVDINAEKLGMFAAKLLINQIENIPMETNNYIIDTKLIERDSTK; from the coding sequence ATGTCCGTAACAATCAAAGATGTAGCTAATCGTGCAAACGTTTCCCCTTCAACTGTATCAAGAGTTATCTCCAATAACTCCAGGATCAGTGATGCAACGAAAGAACGTGTGAGAGCTGCAATGGCAGAATTAAATTATCAACCGAACTTGATAGCAAGAAGTCTTACCAACAAATCCACCAAGACCTTAGGACTTCTATTACCTGGTTCCAAAGCTGATTTGTTATTAAATCCATTCTTTGTTCAAGCAATGCGTGGTATCAGTTCTTATGCAAAAGAAAAAGGATATTATATACTTTTTACACATGCTGATAATGATGAAGACGAAGTTGAGGTTCTATCCAACCTAGTTGGTAGTCAATGGGTTGATGGAATCATCTTGACAACTGTTAAAGATAATGATAGAAGCATCGCTTTTCTCCAATATAGGAAACACCCTTTTGTAGTTATCGGAAAGCCTGATGATGAAAAGAATACTTATTGGGTAGATAATGATAACATAAAAGCAATGTATGATGTTGTAGACTTGTTAATCAAGAAAGGTAATAAGAACATCGGATTCATTGGTGGCTCACACGAATTCAAAGTAACCAAATATAGATTGCTTGGTTATTTGAAAGCTTTAAAAGTCAATAATATAAAAGCAGACCTTAATCTTATATATGAAAAAGATTATACTGAAGAAGCAGCCTACGAAGCTACCAAGGAAATGATAGATTACCAAACACCTGATGCCATAGTTACAACAGATGATCTAATTGCTTTTGGAGTGCAAAGAGCCCTATTGGAGCAAGGAATCGAAGATGTATCTTTAGTGGGTTTCAATAATACTGTCATATCTCAGTATAAAAAGCCAAGTATTTCATCCGTTGATATCAACGCCGAAAAATTAGGCATGTTTGCTGCTAAACTTCTTATTAATCAAATAGAAAATATTCCAATGGAAACCAATAATTATATTATTGATACAAAACTAATAGAGAGAGATTCTACAAAATAA